One Methylobacterium sp. AMS5 genomic region harbors:
- a CDS encoding ATP-binding protein, whose amino-acid sequence MPFSDEPNPESLPPAEAVLNSLPLPVLTIGPDERILRVNHAAELFFDASARLMLRGRLRDIIPFSSPIIALVTEVRRRRSSVSEYRVELVQPRSGTERSVDVFATPLRDEDDSVVLMLQERTIADKMNRQLTHRGAARSMVALGAMLAHEIKNPLAGIRGAAQLLEQESDEEDRLLTRLICDESDRIVRIVERMELFGDERPVERGPVNVHGVLDQVKRSAQSGFARHIRFVENYDPSLPPVLGNRDQLIQVILNLVKNAAEAIGTDTVEGEITLSTAFRTGLRLQIPGSRERVSLPIEVAVRDNGPGIPTDMLSDLFDPFVTTKVQGSGLGLALVAKIVGDHGGIVECDPVPRRTAFRILLPMSSARDGRESAAER is encoded by the coding sequence ATGCCCTTTTCCGACGAGCCCAATCCTGAATCCCTGCCGCCGGCCGAGGCGGTGCTGAACTCGCTGCCGCTGCCGGTCCTCACCATCGGGCCGGACGAGCGGATCCTGCGGGTCAACCACGCCGCCGAACTGTTCTTCGACGCCTCGGCCCGGCTGATGCTGCGGGGGCGGCTGCGCGACATCATCCCGTTCTCCTCGCCGATCATCGCGCTGGTGACCGAGGTGCGCCGCCGCCGCTCCTCCGTGTCGGAATACCGGGTCGAGCTGGTCCAGCCGCGCTCGGGGACCGAGCGCAGCGTCGACGTCTTCGCCACGCCCCTGCGGGACGAGGACGATTCGGTGGTGCTGATGCTGCAAGAGCGCACCATCGCCGACAAGATGAACCGGCAGCTTACCCATCGCGGCGCCGCGCGCTCGATGGTGGCGCTCGGCGCGATGCTCGCTCACGAGATCAAGAACCCGCTCGCCGGCATCCGCGGCGCGGCGCAGCTTCTCGAACAGGAGAGCGACGAAGAGGACCGGCTACTGACCCGCCTGATCTGCGACGAGTCGGACCGGATCGTGCGCATCGTCGAGCGGATGGAGTTGTTCGGCGACGAGCGGCCGGTGGAGCGCGGCCCCGTCAACGTCCATGGCGTGCTCGATCAGGTGAAGCGCTCGGCCCAGTCCGGCTTTGCCCGTCACATCCGTTTCGTCGAGAACTACGATCCCTCGCTGCCGCCCGTCCTCGGCAACAGGGACCAGTTGATCCAGGTGATCCTGAACCTCGTGAAGAACGCGGCCGAGGCGATCGGCACGGACACGGTCGAGGGCGAGATCACCCTCTCGACCGCCTTCCGCACCGGCCTGCGCCTCCAGATCCCCGGATCGCGCGAGCGCGTCAGCCTGCCGATCGAAGTCGCGGTGCGCGACAACGGGCCGGGTATCCCGACCGACATGCTGTCGGACCTGTTCGACCCCTTCGTCACCACCAAGGTGCAGGGCTCCGGCCTCGGACTTGCATTGGTGGCCAAGATCGTCGGCGACCATGGGGGCATCGTCGAATGCGATCCCGTACCCCGCCGCACCGCCTTCCGGATCCTCCTTCCCATGTCGAGCGCCCGCGACGGGCGTGAATCGGCCGCGGAGCGCTGA
- a CDS encoding PAS domain-containing sensor histidine kinase: MPLLSRRSENVPSDAPSPEDGAEAVARRFDSPPRGPGWIGAAVVLTALISASVTFLILAGIIQITRTPTTGVALLSVNAALVLALVVVIAWEARVFLHARRTHASVARLHTRIVGLFSLIAILPTILLAIVASVTIDVGLSLGFTDRVRDVVLKSVQVADAYQENHCQSLAREIRIFADDLTRARPNFDVNREWFEGFMTTRAQALGLPIVKIMRGPNEVVARANIDVLKQTRLPSAAAFEDAAKSSDPICLLPNEGRVFAALMRMPAYDNAVLLVQREVSQLAIDFPGVARAAAAEYLTFDELRRYVQIAFASVFILIALITLLSAVWFGLNFANRFVAPIRRLINAADEVAAGNFYARVPARKSDGDLAHLGESFNTMTQELRRQHDGLRAANDLIDRRRRFTEAVLSGVSPGVLGVDADGVITIANPGAERTLGLTAKELVGQPLTNVVPEIAALFPEAEGRHRALQQQIQLVRGGRERTIAVRVTSEQAQGEARGYVVTLDDITDLVTAQRTSAWADVARRIAHEIKNPLTPIQLSAERIRRKYGKVITTDKDVFEQCTATIVRQVDEIKRMVDEFSSFARMPKPAITQQDLAEIARQNLFMLRMAHPDLDFPFETVGADEKGRVVAAFDVRLFSQALTNILKNAVEAVQAVPEDVLTADGGKGRVALTLVVEEAFVVIEVTDNGKGFPAEGRQRLLEPYMTTREGGTGLGLAIVSKVLEEHGGGIELNDNPEGRGGQVRMRLPREVGRPDERNSGTGAGQERERSATPDTRDRTTMDKNTEDAMEARRVAEVQP, encoded by the coding sequence ATGCCGCTTCTGTCGCGACGTTCTGAAAACGTGCCGTCCGATGCCCCGTCCCCCGAGGACGGCGCCGAGGCGGTCGCGCGCCGGTTCGACTCGCCCCCGCGCGGGCCAGGCTGGATCGGGGCGGCGGTGGTGCTCACGGCGCTGATTTCCGCCTCGGTCACTTTCCTCATCCTCGCCGGCATCATCCAGATCACGCGGACGCCGACGACCGGCGTGGCCTTGCTCTCGGTCAACGCCGCGCTGGTTCTCGCGCTGGTCGTCGTGATCGCCTGGGAGGCGCGGGTCTTCCTGCATGCCCGGCGCACCCACGCCTCGGTGGCGCGGCTGCACACCCGCATCGTCGGCCTGTTCAGCCTGATCGCGATCCTGCCGACGATCCTGCTCGCCATCGTCGCCTCGGTGACGATCGATGTCGGCTTGTCGCTCGGCTTCACCGACCGCGTCCGTGACGTGGTGCTCAAATCGGTGCAGGTCGCCGACGCCTATCAGGAGAATCACTGCCAGTCGCTCGCCCGCGAAATCCGCATCTTCGCCGACGACCTGACGCGGGCGCGGCCGAATTTCGATGTGAACCGCGAGTGGTTCGAGGGCTTCATGACTACCCGCGCCCAGGCGCTCGGCCTGCCGATCGTCAAGATCATGCGCGGGCCGAACGAGGTGGTGGCACGTGCCAATATCGACGTGCTCAAGCAGACGCGCCTGCCCTCGGCCGCCGCCTTCGAGGATGCGGCGAAGTCGAGCGACCCGATCTGCCTGCTGCCGAACGAGGGCCGGGTCTTCGCCGCCCTGATGCGGATGCCGGCCTACGACAACGCCGTGCTGCTGGTGCAGCGCGAGGTAAGCCAGCTCGCGATCGACTTTCCCGGTGTCGCCCGCGCCGCGGCGGCCGAGTACCTGACCTTCGACGAACTGCGCCGTTACGTGCAGATCGCCTTCGCCTCGGTCTTCATCCTGATCGCCCTGATCACGCTGCTCTCGGCGGTGTGGTTCGGGCTGAACTTCGCCAACCGTTTCGTCGCCCCGATCCGCCGGCTCATCAACGCCGCCGACGAAGTCGCCGCGGGCAATTTCTACGCCCGCGTTCCGGCGCGCAAATCCGACGGCGACCTCGCCCATCTCGGCGAGAGCTTCAACACGATGACGCAGGAGCTGCGCCGCCAGCACGATGGCCTGCGCGCCGCCAACGACCTGATCGACCGCCGCCGCCGCTTCACCGAGGCCGTGTTGTCGGGCGTCTCGCCCGGCGTGCTCGGCGTCGATGCCGACGGCGTCATCACCATCGCCAATCCCGGCGCGGAACGGACGCTGGGCCTCACGGCCAAGGAACTCGTCGGGCAGCCGTTGACGAATGTCGTGCCGGAGATCGCCGCTCTGTTCCCGGAGGCGGAGGGACGCCACCGCGCCCTGCAGCAGCAGATCCAGCTCGTGCGCGGCGGCCGCGAGCGCACGATCGCGGTCCGCGTCACCAGCGAGCAGGCGCAGGGCGAGGCGCGGGGCTACGTCGTCACGCTGGACGACATCACCGATCTCGTCACGGCGCAGCGCACCTCGGCCTGGGCGGATGTGGCCCGCCGCATCGCCCACGAGATCAAGAACCCGCTGACCCCGATCCAGCTCTCGGCCGAGCGCATTCGGCGCAAATACGGAAAAGTGATCACGACCGACAAGGACGTGTTCGAGCAGTGCACCGCCACGATCGTGCGGCAGGTGGACGAGATCAAGCGGATGGTGGACGAGTTCTCCTCGTTTGCCCGGATGCCGAAGCCGGCGATCACGCAGCAGGATCTGGCCGAGATCGCGCGCCAGAATCTGTTCATGCTGCGCATGGCGCATCCCGACCTCGATTTCCCCTTCGAAACGGTCGGTGCCGACGAGAAGGGCCGCGTCGTCGCCGCCTTCGACGTGCGGCTGTTCTCCCAGGCGCTCACCAACATCCTCAAGAACGCCGTCGAGGCGGTTCAGGCGGTGCCGGAGGACGTGCTGACGGCCGATGGCGGCAAGGGTCGGGTCGCCCTGACGCTGGTCGTCGAAGAGGCATTCGTGGTGATCGAGGTCACCGATAACGGAAAAGGCTTTCCGGCAGAGGGGCGCCAGCGCTTGCTCGAACCCTATATGACGACCCGCGAGGGCGGGACCGGCCTCGGACTCGCGATCGTTTCCAAGGTGCTCGAAGAGCATGGCGGGGGGATCGAGCTGAACGACAACCCGGAGGGGCGCGGCGGACAGGTCCGCATGCGGCTGCCGCGGGAAGTCGGGCGGCCGGACGAACGGAATTCCGGGACCGGTGCGGGACAGGAGCGGGAGCGCTCCGCCACACCGGACACGCGTGACAGGACAACGATGGATAAGAATACGGAGGACGCCATGGAAGCGCGACGCGTCGCGGAGGTGCAGCCATGA
- the ntrC gene encoding nitrogen regulation protein NR(I), producing MPNGHIIVADDDAAIRTVLNQALSRAGYEVRTTSNCSTLWRWVAQGEGDLVITDVMMPDENVFDLLPRIKRVRPELPIIVMSAQNTFMTAIRASERGAYEYLPKPFDLKELIAIVGRALSRPRGTPAPGAGPENEDIPLVGRSPAMQEIYRALARLMPTDLTVMITGESGTGKELVARALHDYGRRRTGPFVPVNMAAIPRDLIESELFGHEKGAFTGALSRSAGRFEQAEGGTLFLDEIGDMPMEAQTRLLRVLQQGEYTTVGGRVPIKTNVRIIAATNKDLRVSIQQGIFREDLFFRLNVVPLRLPALRERAEDVPDLIRHFFVLVEREGLTRKTLDGDAMERLKRYRWPGNVRELENLVRRLAALYPQETITGPVIEAELDTLPLAQPAANGNGAARKNANGASDSETLSGAVERHLADYFSGYRDALPPPGLYHRILREIEGPLIGAALAATRGNQIRAAELLGVNRNTLRKKVRDLDLQVFRTSR from the coding sequence ATGCCCAACGGCCACATCATCGTCGCGGACGACGACGCCGCGATCCGCACCGTGCTCAACCAGGCCCTGTCCCGGGCCGGCTACGAGGTTCGAACCACCTCGAACTGCTCCACGCTCTGGCGCTGGGTCGCGCAGGGCGAGGGCGACCTCGTCATCACCGACGTGATGATGCCGGACGAGAACGTGTTCGACCTGCTGCCGCGCATCAAGCGCGTTCGGCCGGAACTGCCGATCATCGTGATGAGCGCGCAGAACACCTTCATGACCGCGATCCGCGCCTCCGAGCGCGGCGCCTACGAGTACCTGCCCAAGCCCTTCGACCTGAAGGAGCTGATCGCGATCGTCGGCCGGGCGCTGTCACGCCCCCGCGGGACGCCCGCGCCCGGCGCCGGGCCGGAGAACGAGGACATCCCGCTGGTCGGCCGCTCGCCGGCCATGCAGGAGATCTACCGGGCGCTGGCCCGGCTGATGCCGACCGACCTCACGGTGATGATCACGGGCGAGTCCGGCACCGGCAAGGAGTTGGTCGCCCGGGCGCTGCACGATTACGGCCGCCGCCGCACCGGACCGTTCGTGCCCGTGAACATGGCGGCGATCCCCCGCGACCTCATCGAATCCGAGCTGTTCGGCCACGAGAAGGGCGCCTTCACCGGCGCGCTCTCGCGCTCGGCCGGGCGGTTCGAGCAGGCCGAGGGCGGCACGCTGTTCCTCGACGAGATCGGTGACATGCCGATGGAGGCGCAGACCCGGCTGCTGCGGGTGCTTCAGCAGGGCGAGTACACCACCGTCGGCGGGCGGGTGCCGATCAAGACCAACGTGCGCATCATCGCCGCGACCAACAAGGATCTGCGCGTCTCGATCCAGCAGGGCATCTTCCGCGAGGACCTGTTCTTCCGGCTCAACGTCGTGCCGCTGCGGCTGCCGGCCCTGCGCGAGCGGGCCGAGGACGTGCCGGACCTGATCCGCCACTTCTTCGTGCTGGTGGAGCGCGAGGGGCTGACCCGCAAGACGCTGGACGGCGACGCCATGGAGCGGCTCAAGCGCTACCGCTGGCCCGGCAACGTACGCGAACTCGAAAACCTCGTCCGGCGCCTGGCGGCGCTCTACCCGCAGGAGACCATCACCGGCCCGGTGATCGAGGCGGAACTCGACACCCTGCCGCTCGCCCAGCCCGCGGCCAACGGCAACGGTGCGGCCCGCAAGAACGCAAACGGCGCCTCCGACAGCGAGACCCTATCCGGCGCGGTCGAGCGGCACCTCGCGGACTACTTCTCGGGCTACCGCGACGCCCTTCCCCCGCCCGGCCTCTACCACCGCATCCTGCGCGAGATCGAAGGCCCCCTGATCGGTGCGGCGCTCGCCGCCACCCGCGGCAATCAGATCCGCGCGGCGGAACTGCTGGGGGTCAACCGCAACACCCTGCGCAAGAAGGTGCGGGATCTCGATCTGCAAGTGTTCCGCACTTCGCGGTGA
- a CDS encoding DEAD/DEAH box helicase: MLRLREYQRAALDALDCHWDQGGGPGLVVLPTGAGKALVIAALIREWLDRAPEARICVLTHVRELVVQNHGELLAYWPEAPAGIVSAGIGRRDVHAQVTFCSIQSVRDRAALFGAIDLIVIDEAHLVPRASETGYGRFLAAARAGNPDLKVAGFTATPYRLDSGRLDEGEGRVFERIVYESLVGDLIHQGFLAPLVCKATALALDVSGVPKRGGDYIPSALEAAVNREWITRAAVEEMVGYGRERRAWLAFCAGLAHAASVRDAIRAEGISCETVTGEMGKRERDRIVRDFRAGKIRCLVSVGVLSTGFNVPEVDLIALLRPTQSAGLYVQQVGRALRRAPGKSDAIVLDYAGLVRMHGPVDAVTARSVALGPAALGMARAKPCPGCGALIALNASTCEACWVEPEPEDEEAPHAATAEDAMPILSESICPWREVTGWCLDRGPSGSGPDRLVVALRWRGGGCRVEVCLEHSGHAREKAVQWWRAFGGADPVPMSVAAALQRTDELERPETLRVEAAGRLSESVTVRFSDGRRFRDLRRWGTLAA; the protein is encoded by the coding sequence ATGCTGCGCCTTCGCGAGTACCAGCGCGCCGCCCTCGACGCGCTCGATTGTCATTGGGACCAGGGCGGCGGGCCCGGCCTCGTCGTGCTGCCGACCGGCGCCGGCAAGGCGCTCGTCATCGCCGCGCTGATCCGCGAATGGCTGGATCGGGCGCCGGAGGCGCGGATCTGCGTTCTCACCCATGTCCGCGAACTCGTCGTGCAGAACCACGGCGAGTTATTGGCCTACTGGCCCGAGGCGCCCGCCGGCATCGTCTCCGCCGGCATCGGCCGGCGGGATGTTCACGCGCAGGTCACCTTCTGCTCGATCCAATCCGTGCGTGACCGGGCCGCGTTGTTCGGCGCCATCGACCTCATCGTGATCGACGAGGCCCATCTCGTGCCGCGTGCGAGCGAGACGGGATACGGCCGCTTCCTCGCCGCAGCGCGGGCCGGCAACCCGGATCTCAAGGTCGCGGGCTTCACCGCCACGCCTTACCGGCTCGATTCCGGCCGGCTCGACGAGGGCGAGGGCCGCGTGTTCGAGCGGATCGTTTACGAATCGCTGGTCGGCGACCTGATCCATCAGGGCTTTCTGGCGCCCCTGGTCTGCAAGGCGACCGCGCTCGCCCTCGACGTGTCGGGGGTGCCGAAGCGCGGCGGCGACTACATCCCCTCGGCGCTGGAGGCGGCGGTCAACCGCGAATGGATCACCCGCGCGGCGGTCGAGGAGATGGTAGGCTATGGCCGCGAGCGGCGGGCCTGGCTCGCCTTCTGCGCCGGGCTCGCACACGCCGCCTCCGTGCGCGATGCGATCCGGGCGGAAGGAATCTCCTGTGAGACCGTCACCGGCGAGATGGGAAAGCGCGAGCGTGACCGCATCGTGCGCGACTTCCGCGCCGGAAAGATCCGCTGCCTCGTCTCGGTCGGCGTGCTCTCCACCGGCTTCAACGTGCCGGAAGTCGATCTCATCGCCCTGCTGCGCCCGACCCAATCGGCCGGGCTCTACGTGCAGCAGGTTGGCCGGGCCTTGCGCCGGGCGCCGGGCAAGTCGGATGCGATCGTGCTCGATTATGCCGGACTGGTGCGGATGCACGGCCCCGTGGACGCGGTGACCGCCCGCAGCGTCGCGCTCGGCCCGGCGGCGTTGGGAATGGCGCGGGCCAAACCCTGCCCCGGCTGTGGCGCGCTGATCGCGCTCAACGCCAGCACCTGCGAAGCCTGCTGGGTGGAGCCCGAACCGGAGGACGAGGAGGCACCTCACGCCGCGACCGCGGAGGACGCCATGCCGATCCTGTCCGAATCGATCTGCCCCTGGCGCGAGGTGACCGGCTGGTGCCTCGACCGCGGTCCCAGCGGCTCCGGCCCGGACCGGCTCGTCGTCGCCCTGCGCTGGCGAGGCGGCGGCTGCCGGGTCGAGGTCTGCCTGGAGCATTCCGGCCATGCCCGCGAGAAGGCGGTGCAATGGTGGCGCGCGTTCGGCGGCGCCGATCCGGTGCCGATGTCGGTCGCCGCAGCGCTGCAACGGACGGACGAGTTGGAGCGGCCGGAGACCCTCCGGGTGGAGGCCGCCGGCCGGCTTTCCGAGAGCGTGACGGTGCGTTTTTCCGACGGGCGGCGGTTCCGCGACCTGCGCCGCTGGGGCACCCTGGCCGCCTGA
- a CDS encoding helix-turn-helix transcriptional regulator: MSESFPERLQQALAARGIRKLYAFADEIGVNKSALTRWKSGKNISIENICRLAECLDISIDWLLLGRGCMDGNKNVRERFIDILENHTFDLGVELDLPRRDAWRMARPLPSRDVTDPERSDHVSGPPLRLTRIRNRTRTPHREVRNTCRSRSRTFLRRVLRLTPSSSAARI, from the coding sequence ATGTCAGAATCGTTCCCGGAGCGACTACAACAAGCTCTAGCGGCACGAGGTATCCGCAAGTTGTACGCTTTCGCCGATGAAATCGGTGTGAATAAAAGCGCTTTGACGCGATGGAAATCTGGCAAGAATATCAGCATCGAAAACATCTGCCGGCTAGCCGAGTGCCTCGATATATCTATCGATTGGCTTCTGCTTGGGAGAGGATGTATGGATGGAAATAAGAATGTCAGAGAGAGATTTATAGATATATTGGAAAATCATACGTTCGATCTCGGTGTGGAGTTGGACCTGCCTCGACGGGACGCTTGGCGGATGGCGAGACCGTTGCCATCGAGAGACGTGACCGATCCTGAAAGATCGGATCACGTCTCAGGGCCGCCGTTGCGTCTGACCCGGATACGCAACCGAACGCGGACGCCTCACCGCGAAGTGCGGAACACTTGCAGATCGAGATCCCGCACCTTCTTGCGCAGGGTGTTGCGGTTGACCCCCAGCAGTTCCGCCGCGCGGATCTGA